The following is a genomic window from Gammaproteobacteria bacterium.
GAGTTGCAGGAAGATTTTGTGGACATCCTCGCCGATCACTTCATTGCGGGTAAACAGGCCGAAATCAGTGTACGACCTTGCGGTACGGGCATGATAGTTGCCAGTGCCCAGATGCACATAGTGACGCAGGCCATCCTCTTCGCGGCGCACCACCAGGATCATCTTGGCGTGGGTCTTATAGCCCACCACGCCATATACTACATGGGCACCCGCCTCTTGCAACTGAGTCGCCATATTGATGTTGGTTTCTTCGTCCATGCGCGCCAGCAATTCGATAACCACAGTGACTTCCTTGCCGGCACGGGCCGCCTCCAGCAAGGCATCGACCAGCACCGAATCTCGCCCAGTGCGGTAGAGGGTCTGTTTGATGGCCAGCACATTGGGGTCGGCGGCAGCCTGGCGAACGAAATCGACCACGGGGGCGAAGGATTCGTAGGGATGATGCAGCAGCACATCGCCATGACGCAGCGTCTGGAAGATATTGGTACTGCGCTTCAGTCGCCCAGGCAGCCCCGGTGTGAAGGGCGGATATTTCAGGTCCGGCCTGTCCACCACGTCGGGGATAGTCATCAGGCGCGCCAGATTCACGGGGCCATTGACCTGATAGAGGTCATCCTGGGTCAACTCAAATTGATCGAGCAGATAGGCGGCCATCTCGGGGGGGCAATTGTCGGCCACCTCCAGCCGCACCGCCTCGCCGTAACGGCGCGAGGGCAGCTCGCCCTCCACCGCCCGCAGCAGGTCGTCGATTTCCTCCTTGTCCACAAACAGCTCGCTGTTGCGCGTGACGCGGAACTGGTAACAGCCAGTCACCTTCATGCCGGGAAACAGATCCTTGACGTGCGCGTGGATGATGGAGGTAAGGAACACAAAATCATGTGGACCGCCCGCATATTCCTCCGGTATCTGGATCAGGCGCGGCAAGGCGCGCGGCGCCTGCAACACCGCCACCTCCCCGCTACGCCCGAAGGCATCCTTGCCGGTAAGCGAGACAATGAAATTCAGGCTCTTGTTGAGGATATTGGGAAAGGGGTGCGAGGGATCAAGACCGAGAGGACTCAGCACCGGCAGCAATTCGTTCTCGAAAAAGCGCTTTACCCAGCGCTTCTGTTTGGCGCTCCAGTGGGTACGCCGCACAAAGCGGATGTTTTCGGCAGCGAGCCGCGGCGTCAGCACCTCATTGAGTAGCCGGTACTGCTCATCCACCAGCGCGCGTACTTCAACACCGATCTGCTTCAGGGCATCCAGCGGGGTGATGTTGTCCGGCCCGGTCTGCGCCGACTCCAGCGCCACCCATTGCGTCAATCCTGCCACCCGCGTCTCGAACAACTCGTCCAGGTTGTTGCTGAAAATGCACAGAAAGCGCAGACGCTCCAGCAGCGGCACGGACTCATCCCTGGCCTGTTCAAGCACGCGCCGGTTGAACTGAAGCAGGCTCAGGTCGCGGTTGATATAAAGATCGGGCTGCTTTAGATCGGCCTCGTTCATTCTTATAGTTTAGAGCTTGCTAACCACGTGGTTTATCAAAACTAAATGTTGGGTCCGCTTCGCTTGACCCAACCTACATTCTCATATCAAAAACCGGGATAATCTATAGCTGAAATATTGCAAGAATATTACAGCGCTTAGAACCTGTTCACGATCTCGATCAAGGGATGCAGTGCAAGGCAAAATCGAACGAAAAAGCGGAGCATACACGAAGTATGTGAGCATTTTGAGTTCGATTTTAACGCCGCAATGCGCCCTTCAGCGAGATCGTGAACAGGTTCTTAGAAAAACGTCCCGTCCAATGGCGACGATGCGCTTGCATAGAGCTTACGCGGCATACGCCCGGCGCGGTAGGCCTCACGCCCCGCCTCGATGGCCTTTTTCATCGCCGAGGCCATCAATACCGGGTCTTTGGCGCAGGCAATCGCCGTGTTCATGAGTACGCCATCGCAGCCCAGCTCCATGGCAATCGCCGCATCGGAGGCAGTGCCAACACCGGCATCAACCAGGATCGGCACCTTGGCATTCTCGATGATGATGCGGATGTTGTACGGATTGCGGATACCCAGCCCGGAACCAATGGGCGCGGCAAGCGGCATCACCGCGACACAACCCATCTCCTCGAAGCGTTTGGCGGCAATGGGATCGTCATTGGTGTAGACCATCACCTTGAAGCCGTCCTTAATCAGTATATCGGCAGCCTTAAAAGTTTCAGCAATGTCCGGAAAAAGGGTTTTCTGATCGCCCAGCACCTCCAGCTTGACCAGATCGTGGCCATCCAGCAACTCACGTGCCAGCCGGCAAGTGCGGATCGCGTCATCGGCGGTGTAGCACCCCGCAGTGTTGGGCAGCAGGGTATATTTATCCAGCGGCAGCACATCCAGCAAATTGGGCTCACCGGGGGTCTGACCGATGTTGGTGCGGCGCACCGCCACAGTAACGATCTGCGCACCGCTCGCCTCAGTGGCGCGGCGTGTCTCGTCGAGGTCGCGGTATTTACCCGTACCCACCAACAGGCGGGAGTGATAGGCGACGCCCGCAATGATTAAGGGATCGGTTGAAATGGTGGGTTGTGACATGATGGAATCCTGAACTGTGATGCGGCGCGGACGCGCCTGGGCTGGATGAAATTATAGCGCGAATGGTGCCGACAGACTAACCGCCGCCGATGGCATGGACAATCTCTACCCGATCACCTGCCCGCAAATGGCGCGCCGCATGTGCGCTGCGCGGCACAATGTCGAGATTGACTTCAACTGCTATGCGCTTACCAGTCAAAGCCATCGTTTCGACTAGATCGGCGACGCTGTAACCATCCGGCACCTGGCGTGCCGCGCCGTTGACAAAAATTTCCATGGTATCCCACAAGGGCGGGCTTGAGCCCGCCCTGTCATTTGTATACTAAAGATTGACCTAAACGACAAAACACGTGAAAATGCTTGGACTGCCTGAGCGGGTGTAGTTCAATGGTAGAACTTCAGCTTCCCAAGCTGATAGCGTGGGTTCGATTCCCATCACCCGCTCCAAACCTTTCAGCATCACCCTGCCATCACTGCGCCCGCGGAACCCACCCCGGGGCACCCTGTCTTGCCGGCAACAGATTCGCACCCGCCAGATGCTCATGCAACTCACTGGACGTGAGCTTGGTCAGATCCTTGGCCAGCTCATGCACCTCGAAACTCACATGGGCGGGCACATCGAGTGCATCACGCAGGAAGCCCAGCATGCGTGTCTCCGCAACCAGAACAAGATGCGCGGCCTTTTGTTGCTGTGCCACGCGGACTGCTTCTTCGGTTATGCGTTGAGCAAAGCGCCGCTCAAACTCGTCTTCGTGACGGTCTCGCTGGTCATCATAACCGTAAGCGGGTGCGCCGGGCCGCGAGCCACCGCGTGCCGATTTGGTATCGGTCCACATCTCCGTGCTCGAGACTTCCTTTTCGGTGCTGATTAAGTCTTCATGCTCCACCAGGTTAGGCCCCGCCTCCCCCGCGGGAAGAGCTGCCGGTTCCAGGGTAAAAAAGCGGGCGCGAGTCCCGTCTGCAACGACTACACAATAGGCTTTCATGGTTTTTTCTCCCTTCAAATGAAACAGAGACCAGGCCGCACACACCGCACAATGGCATGGATAGTGCCTTGTGATCATCACACCCAGCACACCATAAATCAAGGGTTCCCGGAAGATTATCTATCCGGGCCAATGACACCAAGCGCATACAATCCGGTAAAGACCATCGCGGCAAAGCTCAAGATCAGAATACTTAAAATGAAAATGGCAAACACACCACGCATATTGTAATTTCTCCGGTGGAACTCTACTTTGATTTAGATCAAACTTCTTTCGATTTGGAAACCAAATGTATGGGCGCACTGCACGAGGGGCAATACGTCCATAATGGCAATTTATCCGCCGCTTGCACGGCAATCGTGATTACCTGCTGGCATACGGGGCATGTGCCCGTCGCATTATTAGCGGTGGACAATGTGCGGTATCTTGAATAGGCTGTAACCGGCCCGGCAATAAAAAAACCTACCGCCGCCAGCACATGCACAACGGGGATAAACGTAACCAGCGAGAGCGCCGACAGCGCCCACGATATTCCCCATGCCTTGGCCGCCCTTACCATGCGGTCGCGCTGATCATAGGCGGTGGAAGAAAACACCCCTTCACAGGGTGGGCCTTCATTGCCCTTGATCCAGATGTCCTGCTGTTCGATTGTCGACATTGGCACTATTGAGGGCGCGAGATGCCGCCTAAAAAATATTAGCATAACACACACTAGCACGCTGAGATAACGTCGCAACACCATGAAAACCACGCAATTCAGTAACCGCCTACTGGCATGGTTCGACATGCACGGGCGTAAGGACCTGCCCTGGCAGCACAACACCACACCCTACCGCGTGTGGGTTTCCGAAGTCATGCTACAGCAGACCCAGGTCGCCACCGTTATCCCGTATTTTCAACGCTTTATGGCGCGATTTCCTGATATCACGGCGCTTGCCTCTGCACCGCTGGACGAAGTGCTGCACCTGTGGACAGGACTCGGCTATTACGCCCGTGCCCGCAACCTACACCGTGCGGCAGGCATAGTGCAGGAGCGGCACAACGGCCAATTCCCGATTGATATCATCGCCGTACAGGCGCTGCCGGGCATCGGCCGCTCCACATCAAGCGCCATACTGGCCCTGTCCGCAGGCCAACACCACGCCATACTCGACGGGAATGTGAAGCGTGTGCTGACTCGTTTTCACGCCATCGAAGGCTGGCCAGGCAAGAAAGACGTCGAGCAAATGCTATGGGATCTGGCGGAGCAACACACCCCCTATCAGCGGGTGGCGCACTACACCCAGGCGATCATGGACCTCGGTGCCACACTCTGCACGCGTGCCAATCCGAGCTGCGAGCGATGCCCGCTCAGCGATGGTTGTGCGGCGTATCAGCAAAACCGTGTAGCTGAATTCCCCGCCACCAAGCCACGCAAGACCCTGCCTGTGCGCGCCACCACCCTGCTCATGTTACGCGATTCCCATGATGGTATATTGCTGGTACAGCGCCCACCAGCAGGCATCTGGGGCGGACTATGGAGTTTTCCAGAATGTCCTGTGGATGAGGACATTGAGGCCTGGTGCGCGCAGCATCTCGGCTGCCACATCACCGCCAGCGAGGCATGGCCGGCGCTACGCCACACCTTCAGCCATTTCCACCTCGACATCAAACCAGTTCACGCCCGTGTGCGTGAAATGAACGGCATCATGGAGGGGGGCAGCGCCATTTGGTACAATCCCGCATCCCCCAAAGCACTGGGACTGGCCGCGCCCGTTCAGCGTTTATTGACACAATTATCAGGAGACAATCACGCATGACCCGCACCGTTCACTGCATCAAACTCGATAAAGAGGCCGAAGGCCTGGCCCTCCCTCCTTACCCCGGCGAGTTGGGCAAACGGATTTTTGAAAACGTCTCCAAGGAAGCCTGGCAGATGTGGCTGAAACACCAGACCATGCTCATCAACGAATACCGCCTCGCGCTGGTAGACATCAAGGCGCGCCAATTCCTGCAACTCGAAATGGAAAAATTCTTTTTCGGTGAGGGTTCAGCGGCACCAGAGGGGTATGTGCCGCCTGTAAAATAGGCTTCAGCTACTGAAATCTAGCGTAGCGTATTGCGAGCGATCAAACCATTCGGCGCAATACGTTCCACTCATTGATGCCCTATGCAATAGCATTCCGGCGCTTTGTAACACCGTACAATTACGGAAACACAACAATACTGGAGCCTGGCACCCATGGATCATATTTTTTCATCGCGCCTTCAAATAAAGGCGAAGATATAAAATTATCCAGCCATGCGTTCACATGCGCGTATGGCGACTGGGAAAACCATGCCATATCCACCAGAGAAAATTGCCGCACAAAGGGTGCAACTGCAATATCGGCAACCGTTATGCGATCACAAACCAAATAAGCAAGCTGCTGTAGTCGGGCTTCTAGCGCAGACAAAAAAACTTCTCCTTTTTCCCGGTAATGTTCCATAGGGAAATCCGGATACCGCACCGAATATTTATAATGATCGAGGTGAGCTTTGAAATCAAAGTCATTTTCATGGACGAGATGCTCTGCCTCTTCTAGCAGATGCGCCTGATTCCGGCATAGCCAATCGTCGGGATCATTGATTGATAATGCCCATCTCATGATATCCCAGCTTTCATCTATCACCGCACCATCGGGCAGAATAAGCACAGGCACCGTCCCCTTGTCTGACTGCAAAAGCATATGTTGCGGCATATCACGCAACTCAACTTCCCTGAGCTCAACAGCCACATTGCTATATTTAATCGCCATTCTTGCCCTCATCGCATAAGGACAACGACGAAAAGAAAAAAGGATCGGAAGCGTCATATTTTCCCGGATAATTAATTTAGGGTGGGTTAGCGTTTTATGCGTAACCCACCAAGCGTTGCGCAGCAACACAACGCGTTATTTCATGAGTGCCTGGCGGCAAGTCCGGTGGGTTAGGCACAAACTGCGTGCCTAACCCACCCTACATTTATAAGGGTGGGCAAGCTATCTTATTAAATTTTTATTTGAAAACCAGTCGTTATAAATTTTCTCATCAATAAAATAATAGGGAGGACCAAGTTTCTCCTTTCTGCGAAATTCCACCGTAACTACTCACTCCCTTCACACGAAAAATAACTTAAAAATCTCTTGACAGGTTTTTTCTATCGAAAAAACCACTTCCTTATCTCGGTGTAAAATCTATTCTCTATTGCCGCTGGCAGGGGCTTTGATCTCTTCAATGAGCCGCCTTGCCATTTCAAGTCGAAAAAACCATTTCAGCCTGATCTGACCGTTATCAGGGGGTCGAAAAATGCCATGTTATCCTTTGGCTATTCCAAACGTATAGCCCCCCTTATTAATGGCAAGCCTAGACAAAACCTCGGTCAGAAACGAAGTCAGCCGGTTGAAAGCGGATTTTGAGCAGCTCAGTTGCGACGGTAAAGTGCCTCGCGAAACTCAGGTGCTTATGAATAGCATGTTCATGATGATGGAGCTGATGCTCTCCATTTTTCTGGAAAGAATAACCAAGAAAGACAGCCGCAACTCCAGCAAGCCCTCCTCCCAAACGGAAAAGGACGACTCCTCGTTGAGTCATCCGGGGAGCCAGGGTAAGGGGAAAAACGAAAACGGCGCCCTGCTGAAAAACACGCGCGTCAAAGAGAGTGTGACTCTTTCTAGAGTCCGCCTCTGCGATGTATGTGGCGAAGATCTGGATAATACGCCCTGTAGTCACCATGAAAGACGGACGAAGATCGATATTGTTTTTGAGAAAGTCGTTGAGCATGTGGATGCCGAGGTCAAGCAGTGCCCGGTCTGCGATGCGACGGTCAAAGGGAAGTTCCCGGCGGATATGCACGGCCCGTTGCAATACGGCGATGGCTTAAAGGCCTTTGTCATCAATTTACTGGTGTCTCAGATGGTCGCGATCAATCGCGCGCAAACGCTGCTGACCTCCATGATCGGTGTTGTGATCTCTGAAGCCACTCTTCTGGCTTTTGTGCTGCGGCTTCATCGTGCCTTGGAGCGGTGGGAGCAGCACGCCACCGCACAGCTGCTGAAAGCACCCTCTATGCATGTGGATGAGACCTCCTTGCGGGTGGATAAGCAAAACCACTGGATACACGTGTACTCCGCAGGGGAGATCACCCTCAAGTTTTTACATCGAAAACGGGGCACGGCAGCGATCACGTCGATCGATATTATTCCGCGCTACGATGGCGTCATCATTCATGACTGCTGGTCATCCTACTTGTCCTATGATCACTGCTCTCACGGCCTGTGCGGCTCGCATCTGCTGCGCGAATTGACGTTCATTGTTGACGCCAATGACTATGCCTGGGCGCGCCACATGAAACGCCTTTTACAGGAGAGCTGCGCCACCGTCTCCAGAAGCACGGAAAAGAGATTGACCGATGAAGCGCTGGCGCGGTTGCAAAAGCGCTACCGCACGATTCTCACCCGTGGCGAAAAAGAGCTTCCACCTATTCCCCAAAAGCCCAGCGGGAAACGCGGCAAACTCGCCAAGTCAGATGCACACAATCTGCTGGACCGATTGCAAAAACATGAGGCATCCGTCCTGCTGTTCGCCAAAAACCCTCATGTCGCCTTCACCAATAACCGGGCCGAGCGTGATTTGAGAATGTCCAAGGTGAAGCAAAAGGTCTCTGGCTGTTTCCGCTCAGAGATTTATGCTCAGGCTTATTGCCGAATATCAAGCTATCTGCAAACTATGGCCAACAAGGGACATAATCCTCTTATTGCGATTCAAATGGCTCTCGCGGGTGAGGTCAACTTAATCGGGGGTGAGTAGTTACGGGAGAATTACGATTTCTTTCAGGATTTCGCGGGATTAGATACAGCATTGTTCCACTAATAATGCCTGCCTTCCCTTCTCTTGTTTTTTCAGAAATTGATGCTTTTACCAAGCCTCTATTTGGAGGGTCTTTTTCGGTTGTTAGAAGAAAAATAATCTCTTCTCCTATCTGAGGCATGAAAACATCATCGTTTTTCGCTCCCCACTCAACAGGGGCGATTCTTTTCAGGCCTACCTTGTCATATTCAAATGTTACGCAATAAAGCCTTGTAGCATGGATTGAATATCCTTTTTGAAATTCTTTTCGTATGCTGAGTTCCCCTATCAGTTGATAACACTTATTTCCTTGTTCATCTATCAATGGGCCATGATCCATATCATCGGGAGTTGATCGATAATCATAGTAGCCAACAAAACTCTCTAGGACAGGCATAGGGCCGGGATGGACCTTATCCGTAGCTCGACCTAGCACTCCCGCTTGAAAGAGAGCTACAATCAGAGCAGCTAAAGCGGCTATAACAGTCCCCACCCCCGCCAAGATGCCTGGGATTGTTTGCCACCATGAACCATTAGATTTTTTGGTCCCATCTATCACCAAGTAACTCCATCTCAGTTTCCACATCATCCAAATGTAGTGGTGGAAAAGTTGGCCAAACTCACGCCTAACTTATGATCCAGCACCTTTACTGCATGTTAGTATCATCCGCAGAACATCCGGCGTCAACGAATCTTGATATGAGATTCAGTATGTTACTGTACTTCACTACACTCATCCCCCGCCTCGGGGCAACTACCTCAGTCCATGCTACAATTACGCCCCTCTTTCATTAATCACAAACTCATCACCCCAACACCATGATTCCAGCCCTTTCCCTGCATAATCTCACCAAGGTCTACAAAAACGGCATCACTGCCCTGCACGGTATTGATCTGGAAGTAGCGCCGGGGGATTTCTTTGCGCTGTTGGGGCCCAATGGCGCGGGCAAGTCCACCACTATCGGGATTGTTTCTTCACTGGTCAACAAGACCGGCGGCACGGTGCAGGTGTTCGGCCATGACATCGACACCGATCTGGCGGCCGCCAAGGCGTGCATCGGGCTGGTGCCGCAGGAGTTCAATTTCAACATCTTCGAGCCGGTGGTGGAGGTTGTGGTTAATCAGGCGGGGTATTACGGCATCCCGCGCCGTTTGGCGTGCGAGCGCGCGGAGCGTTATCTGACTCAGCTTGGATTGTGGGAGCGGCGCCACGATCAGGCGCGCATGCTTTCGGGTGGTATGAAACGACGTTTAATGATTGCTCGGGCGTTGGTTCACGAGCCGCGTTTGCTGATTCTCGACGAGCCGACGGCGGGGGTGGATATCGAGATCCGTCACTCGATGTGGAGCTTTCTCAGCGAGATCAATGCAGCGGGAACGACCATCATCCTCACCACACACTACCTGGAAGAGGCCGAGCGGCTGTGCCGTAACATCGCCATTATTGATAATGGGCGCATCGTTGAAAACACCAGCATGCGCCAGTTGCTCAATCGCATGAACTCGCACACGCTGGTACTTGATCTGGCGCGCCCGCTGGATGTCACGCCAGATCTTCCCGGTTTTGCAACATGCCGCGTTGATGATCTCACGCTGGAGGTGGAAGTATCGCGCGACGCCAATATCAATACGCTGTTCGCCGCGCTCTCCGCGCAGGGCATCGAGGTGGGCAGTCTGCGCAACAAAACCAACCGGCTGGAGGAGCTGTTTATCGGCCTGGTCGGCAGCAAGGAAGATGCGGCATGAACGGGCGCGAGCAGTATGTCGCTTTCAAGGCGATCCTGGTCAAGGAGGTATTGCGTTTCGCGCGTATCTGGATCCAGACCATCCTGCCGCCGATGATTACCACGGCACTGTATTTCGTGATCTTCGGCCGCCTTATCGGTAGCCAGGTGGGCGACGTGCACGGCTTCCGCTATATGGAGTACATCGTGCCGGGGCTGATCCTGATGACCGTGATAACCAACTCCTACGCCAATGTGGTGTCGTCCTTCTACAGCTCGAAGTTTCAGCACAATATCGAAGAGATGCTGGTGGCGCCGGTGCCCAATTATCTAATTTTGCTTGGATTCATCGGTGGGGGGCTGGCGCGCGGTCTGGCGGTAGGTGTGGCCGTGACGGTGGTGGCGCTGTTCTTTACCCCCATCCCGCTGCACAGCCTGTGGGTTGCGTGTTCAGTACTGGTGCTCACCAGCATATTGTTCTCGCTGGCGGGTTTTATTAACGGGATTTACGCCAAGAGCTTCGACGACATTTCCGTGATCCCCACTTTCGTGCTGACACCGCTCACCTACCTGGGCGGCGTGTTCTATTCCATCGCCATGCTGCCGCCCTTCTGGCAGTCTATCTCGCTGACCAATCCCATCCTGTACATGGTCAACGCCTTTCGTTATGGCTTGCTGGGGGTATCGGATGTCAATCTGGGCGTGGCCTATGCGGCCATCCTGGGCTTTATCGCGGGATTGTTCGGATTTGCACTGCACCTGCTCAACAGGGGATATGGGATTCGGTCGTAAGATTGCGTGAACGCCACCCTGCGCCCTCATGATGTGTAGAGAGGAACCACATCGTTTGGTACACTCAAAGCATTACGCAAGCTGTGTTTAAAACTAATATGAACCGCCCTTTCCGCTCCAACGATACACGCAGCTCTTGGCGCTGGGCGTTATTGCTGTTGTCCCTGTGGAGTTATCTTGCGCTGCTTATCGCCGGCAGCCTTTATCCCGCAACTGCCTGGCGAGTACCTGGCGAGCACTTCCTTGCATTTTTGATTGCCTCATGGCCGCGTTATGCGACACGTACCGATATCACCACCAATATCCTGGTCTATCTTCCTTTCGGGTTCTTGCTGGCGTCAGTGCTGCGGACCCGGATGAGGCTACGTTATGCGGTGTGGTGGGTGGCCACGGCGGGCCTGCTGTTGAGTCTTTTGATGGAGATACTGCAAAATTTTCTGCCTGGCCGCAACCCCTCCAATCTTGATGTTCTTACCAACACTGCCGGTGCATTTGCGGGCGCATTTGTAGCAAGAGTGACCGAAGGTCATCGCTGGCCTGGATCTCTCTTGTTCGCGTGGCGTAAACGGTGGTTTCTTCCAGGGTGGTGGGTCAATCTTGGAATTGCATTGCTCGGGTTATGGGCGTTATCTCAGCTTAGTTTGCAAACCCCCTCTTTAGTCGCCGGAAATCTTCACACAGGGTTCACCCCTTTTTGGGAAGCGCCACCTGATATATCTCGTATCCAATTCCAGAAAATACTGATTTTTATGCTGGAAATTGCCGGATTGGGGTTGTTCACCGCGACGTTGATCAGCCCCCGCCACCGCATGATGCCTGTATCTGTTGCCTTGTTTACCGCTGCCGTATTGTTCAAGTTCTTCGCTGCGGCGATATTTCTCAAGCTGCCGGTTCTGGCACGACTTATTTCCGTGGAGGCGTTGGCAGGGCTGGGTATGGGGCTGATACTCTTGCTTGTTATTCAGCACAGGAGTAAAAAGCAGCCTTGCGGCGCTGCCCTTGCCGTTTTGATCTCTTTCGTTGCTGTGCAGTTGATCGACGCGATTATCGTCCAGCCTGGGGGGATTGCCTTACCTGCCTGGCCGCTCATCCGGGGCAACCCCCTCAATGTCACGGGACTTGCTTCTCTCATGGCGCAGGTATGGCCCGTTTTGGCCATCACTCATTTATTGATGGGCCGCTTGCTCTTCCCCGCCCGTTGATGGCCTGTCCGGGGTTAGAGCCTGTCTGTGAATAAATCATCCCTGCGACGGAGGCCGGTTTTGCGCAGGGCAAGGAAGGCTGAGCGTAGTGTGCCTGTCGCACATGAGCGAAGCGTGACGCCGCACTGCGCAAAACCGGCCCCGTCCCTCCGGGTTGCGCCCCAAAACACGCCATGCGGCGTTGCTCGCCGCTCATTTGGAACAACCAAACTTCGCGCCTCGCGCCTTGCCTGGCGTGTTTTGGGGCAGCAACGCAGGGATGATTTATTCACAGACAGGCTCTACCCTGCCTCCGGGCCTGATTTGCCCGAGCCGTCGCTGCTCTCTGGCCCGCAGACCATTTAGTCAGCCACACTGCTATTCTGTATGTCATGGCGGATGCCATTATAGCTATCAAAACATTAGTGGGATCAGGATGTTCTCCGGAAAGAAATAGCTTCGATGCCTCCACGGCAAATGATACAAGCCCGCCTAAGATCCCGGCGATAATGGCGCTACCAGCATAGATCCCATAGCGCATTCCCAGTATCCATCCCCAGTATCCGAGTCCTATTGGCGCATATACGGCCGTGGTTTGCATCAAGCTAATCAGGGCAGCCTGCTCGGTGCTGTAATAATGATAATAGAAGGGCAGAAAGTGGACAGTATTCAGCCGGTTTAACCCTTCCGCCATGCTCATCGGCTGATTTTGGAACCAACCGATGAGCATGGCCAGCACGCCCAAGTAGGGCAGCACTATGATGATAATGATGAGTCTCGCGTGCGGCTTAAGATATCCGAGTGTGCCGTGGCTAATATTGCTAAACAGAAAAGCACCAGCTGACATGCCCATTGCGCGAGTGAGAACGGAAACCCCTTGAGACACACCGGATCCGAGAAAGATCTGCGTGCCCTCAATGACAAACCCCAGGATGGCGCCGCAGGTCATTGCGATTCCGGTAACGGGGCGGCGGGAGCTCTTGAGCATTTCACCAATCAGTATGCCAAGAGGTATAACCGCCATGAATTCCAGCGCAAATTTTGTCATGCAGGGCAGAATGGCGGTGCAATATTCAGGTGAAATGAAGAGACTGTCGCGCCCCTTGGCTAGCCTGGCCGAAAGCTCAGCGAAAGAGACAACAAAATCATAGGGGAACAGGCTAGCGGCGAGATAAGCCAGCGCGTAAAAAATGAGGCCTGCGCGCATAGCGGCAGGGCCGCGGGATTTGATCTCCTGCCATAGCGTGTTCAACCGCCGCGACGCCACGCCCCAAAAAGATATCCCGATAATAATGCCGATAGTCTCGGCAATAATATCGTTCTTGGAAACAGTGCGCGCTGGAAAATAAAGCTGGGCAAATTCCACCCCAATGGCCAGCAGCAGACAGCCCGAAAATATCACAAGCGCCTTTACCGTCCGGAGGAAAGCAGTCTCGCGGTTGCGCGTCACCGAAGCAAAGGCGAGCAAGGAGAGCGGAATATAGAGGACAATGTTTGCAACCCAATCGGCTCTGGAGGCGATGCCGAGTTGCAGATAAGGAATGTGAAGAAACTCATCCCAGGCAGATGCAAAAGACTTGGGATGATAATCCAGGGGCACCAAGCTCCCATAGACTACGAACAAGGCATACATCAGCCCCACTACAGCAAAGCTGCGGCGATGTTGTTGCGCAACACCTGCTGATGAGGCTTGGCT
Proteins encoded in this region:
- the ppk1 gene encoding polyphosphate kinase 1, which encodes MNEADLKQPDLYINRDLSLLQFNRRVLEQARDESVPLLERLRFLCIFSNNLDELFETRVAGLTQWVALESAQTGPDNITPLDALKQIGVEVRALVDEQYRLLNEVLTPRLAAENIRFVRRTHWSAKQKRWVKRFFENELLPVLSPLGLDPSHPFPNILNKSLNFIVSLTGKDAFGRSGEVAVLQAPRALPRLIQIPEEYAGGPHDFVFLTSIIHAHVKDLFPGMKVTGCYQFRVTRNSELFVDKEEIDDLLRAVEGELPSRRYGEAVRLEVADNCPPEMAAYLLDQFELTQDDLYQVNGPVNLARLMTIPDVVDRPDLKYPPFTPGLPGRLKRSTNIFQTLRHGDVLLHHPYESFAPVVDFVRQAAADPNVLAIKQTLYRTGRDSVLVDALLEAARAGKEVTVVIELLARMDEETNINMATQLQEAGAHVVYGVVGYKTHAKMILVVRREEDGLRHYVHLGTGNYHARTARSYTDFGLFTRNEVIGEDVHKIFLQLTSLGRITKLNKLLQAPFTLHKELLKKIERETEYARRGRTARIIAKMNALIEPNIIRALYRASQAGVKVDLIVRGVCCLRPGIPGVSENIRVRSIVGRFLEHSRVYYFHHSGEPEVFCASADWMDRNFFRRVEVCFPIEAKTLKKRLIQEALMMCLDDNVQAWLLQSDGSYEKVALENQHPYSAQLALLEKLAEGNPQEPPP
- a CDS encoding thiazole synthase; translation: MSQPTISTDPLIIAGVAYHSRLLVGTGKYRDLDETRRATEASGAQIVTVAVRRTNIGQTPGEPNLLDVLPLDKYTLLPNTAGCYTADDAIRTCRLARELLDGHDLVKLEVLGDQKTLFPDIAETFKAADILIKDGFKVMVYTNDDPIAAKRFEEMGCVAVMPLAAPIGSGLGIRNPYNIRIIIENAKVPILVDAGVGTASDAAIAMELGCDGVLMNTAIACAKDPVLMASAMKKAIEAGREAYRAGRMPRKLYASASSPLDGTFF
- the thiS gene encoding sulfur carrier protein ThiS, with amino-acid sequence MEIFVNGAARQVPDGYSVADLVETMALTGKRIAVEVNLDIVPRSAHAARHLRAGDRVEIVHAIGGG
- a CDS encoding host attachment protein gives rise to the protein MKAYCVVVADGTRARFFTLEPAALPAGEAGPNLVEHEDLISTEKEVSSTEMWTDTKSARGGSRPGAPAYGYDDQRDRHEDEFERRFAQRITEEAVRVAQQQKAAHLVLVAETRMLGFLRDALDVPAHVSFEVHELAKDLTKLTSSELHEHLAGANLLPARQGAPGWVPRAQ
- the mutY gene encoding A/G-specific adenine glycosylase; this encodes MKTTQFSNRLLAWFDMHGRKDLPWQHNTTPYRVWVSEVMLQQTQVATVIPYFQRFMARFPDITALASAPLDEVLHLWTGLGYYARARNLHRAAGIVQERHNGQFPIDIIAVQALPGIGRSTSSAILALSAGQHHAILDGNVKRVLTRFHAIEGWPGKKDVEQMLWDLAEQHTPYQRVAHYTQAIMDLGATLCTRANPSCERCPLSDGCAAYQQNRVAEFPATKPRKTLPVRATTLLMLRDSHDGILLVQRPPAGIWGGLWSFPECPVDEDIEAWCAQHLGCHITASEAWPALRHTFSHFHLDIKPVHARVREMNGIMEGGSAIWYNPASPKALGLAAPVQRLLTQLSGDNHA
- a CDS encoding oxidative damage protection protein, producing the protein MTRTVHCIKLDKEAEGLALPPYPGELGKRIFENVSKEAWQMWLKHQTMLINEYRLALVDIKARQFLQLEMEKFFFGEGSAAPEGYVPPVK
- a CDS encoding glutathione S-transferase; amino-acid sequence: MTLPILFSFRRCPYAMRARMAIKYSNVAVELREVELRDMPQHMLLQSDKGTVPVLILPDGAVIDESWDIMRWALSINDPDDWLCRNQAHLLEEAEHLVHENDFDFKAHLDHYKYSVRYPDFPMEHYREKGEVFLSALEARLQQLAYLVCDRITVADIAVAPFVRQFSLVDMAWFSQSPYAHVNAWLDNFISSPLFEGAMKKYDPWVPGSSIVVFP